A window from Malaclemys terrapin pileata isolate rMalTer1 chromosome 18, rMalTer1.hap1, whole genome shotgun sequence encodes these proteins:
- the C18H17orf50 gene encoding uncharacterized protein C17orf50 homolog has product MSWWRKEKEEQEMAEEEAKELEVAEEDTEEENIVSYSPLSPQTSSTEQVQELNKTEENWFWGWLSPFSLFSGLPTLADRKRPPGNTCSECEILFCRKCEGLHYNPGFIEHCILGHGREEPEGSGLISPILSADSINLAVAPGGTEDEEIKRK; this is encoded by the exons ATGTCTTGGTGgagaaaagagaaggaggagCAGGAGATGGCAGAAGAGGAGGCCAAAGAACTGGAAGTGGCAGAAGAGGACACAGAGGAAGAGAACATAGTCTCCTATTCCCCCCTTTCTCCTCAGACATCAAGCACAGAGCAGGTCCAAGAGCTGAACAAAACAGAGGAGAACTGGTTCTGGGGCTGGCTCTCGCCATTCTCCCTCTTCTCCGGGTTGCCCACGCTGGCAGACAG G AAGAGGCCCCCAGGCAACACATGCTCCGAGTGCGAGATCCTGTTCTGCAGGAAGTGTGAGGGGCTGCATTACAACCCGGGGTTCATAGagcactgcatcctgggccatggcagggaggagccagaggGCTCGGGCCTCATCAGCCCCATTCTGAGTGCAG ATTCCATCAACCTGGCTGTCGCTCCAGGGGGAACAGAAGATgaagaaataaagagaaaatga